From a region of the Rhinopithecus roxellana isolate Shanxi Qingling chromosome 8, ASM756505v1, whole genome shotgun sequence genome:
- the LOC115899239 gene encoding late cornified envelope protein 1C-like, producing MSCQQSQQQCQPPPKCTPKCTPKCPAPKCPPKCPPKCPPVSSCCSVSSGGCCGSSSGGCCGSSSGGCCSSGGGGCCLSHHRRRRSHCRRPQHSDCCSQPSGGSSCCGGGSGQHSGGCC from the coding sequence ATGTCCTGCCAGCAGAGCCAGCAGCAGTGCCAGCCCCCTCCCAAGTGCACCCCCAAGTGCACTCCCAAGTGCCCCGCCCCTAAATGCCCCCCAAAGTGTCCCCCTAAGTGCCCTCCAGTCTCTTCCTGCTGCAGTGTCAGCTCCGGAGGCTGCTGTGGCTCCAGCTCTGGGGGCTGCTGTGGCTCCAGCTCTGGGGGCTGCTGCAGCTCTGGGGGTGGTGGCTGCTGCCTGAGCCACCACAGGCGCCGCAGGTCCCACTGCCGCAGACCCCAGCACTCTGACTGCTGCAGCCAGCCCTCCGGGGGCTCCAGTTGCTGTGGAGGGGGCAGCGGCCAGCATTCTGGAGGCTGTTGCTGA